The Ornithorhynchus anatinus isolate Pmale09 chromosome X5, mOrnAna1.pri.v4, whole genome shotgun sequence nucleotide sequence gagtccaatagaacaatatatcaaacacgttcccggcccgccacgagcttacggtccagagaggctgggtaataataattattacttattaagcgcttcagAAAGTACGATAGAGCAATATATCAAACACGTTCCCGggccaccacgagctcacaggctagagaggCTGggtattaataattactatttattaagcacttcggagagtccaacagaacaatatatccaacatgttccctgccgccacgagctcgcagtctagagaggctggggtaataatacttattattaagcgcttcggagagtccaCGTAGAACAATATATCcaacacgttcccggcccgcacgagttcacagtctagaggggctggtgtaacaattatttattaagcccttcggAGAGTCCAATAGACCAATATATCCAACATGCTCCCGGACCTccacgagctcacaggctagagaggCCGGATAATaattatttagtaagcgcttctgGAGAGTCCAGTTAGAACAATATTTcaaacaacattccctgcccacaacaacgcTAACAGTTTAGAAGGGCTGTGtagataattattatttataaagtgcttactatgtgtcaaggcactgtcctaactgcAGATACACACAACCATCAGGGTTTTGggctccacagtctaagtagtcccGAGGACGCCACACACtttgaatccctgctttgccacgaagggaactgaggcccagagaaaaggaaatgacttgcccggagtcttAACAGCAGGTATGTGAGATTAGAAGCGGGGTCCTCAGATGCCTGGGTTTCTGGCcgctttccactaataataataattaaccaataatattaagtgcttactatgtcgtCGGGCAGTATAGCAGTAAGGCCCGTATGGAGCCCAATGGGGTTGGACTACGGAtgccctgtccacatggagccacagtctcaatccccattttacagatgagatcactgaggaatagagaagtgaagtgcctcgcctaaggtcacgcagcagacaagtggcagagctgggattagaacccaggtccttctgactttcacggTTAGAGGACACTGCAACAGAGCCAGTGGccacaatagacttggtagccACCATCCTGGCAGTCACCGGTGGGGGAAATTAGAGGACGCACGAATGTGGACATGacgtgttggggggggggggggggcgcgggagggGCTCCAACGTAGCCCCCGGCTCCCTCGTCCACCTTCCCCGAAAACATGGCCACACAACTATTTTGGTCAAAATTAGTAAAACTTTATttaaatttccaaaaaaaaaaagaagttaaaaTAACCACGGTGGAGAAGAGGCGGCTTCCCGGCCCAAGAAAAGGGGACGACCGCTGGCCTCTGGCTCCCCACTTTGACTCCTCAAATCAAGCAACCAAGCCACGCGACGAGGGGCGAGACCAGCCCAAGGTGCAGGAAGGGACcgactgggggggcggggggaaggggtaggggtGACAGGCTTCCAAAGTGGGGTCGTGACCTCTCAGCCCTCCCCGAGCTTACGGGGGTCATCCCTCCCCCCCGCTTCCAAGGGAACTCAGCATCGGGCGCCAAGCGGCAGCCGGGGTGGGGACACTGGAGGCAGGGGCGGAGAGGGATGAGAGCACAGTCGGAAACGCAAAAACGGGAAAAGAAAaaagcccccccagccccgcccaaaTCCCGAAGCTGGTTTCCGGGCCGTCCCAGGCCCGCCGGGGAAGGGTCGGGGCGGTGtccagaggggcgggggggaacggCCCCTCGGCTCCCGCCGCTTAGTTGTCCTCGTCGCTGTCCGTCGGGGCTGATGGCCGGGCTGGTGAAGGCTGTAGGTGGGGCCCTGGTGGGCGAGTACCCCGGGGAGGTGGCGAGTAGGTGGACCCTTCGGGCCTGGTCGGTGGAGTAGCGCTGGGGCTGGTGGGTTGAGTACTTGGGGCTGGTGGGCGAGTAGGTGGGGCTGGTGGGCGAGTATTAGGGGCTGGTGGGCGTGTAGACCGGGGAGGTGGGCGAGTAGGTGGGGCTGGTGGGTGAGTACTTGGGGGTGGTGGGCGAGTAGGTGGGGCTGGTGGGCGAGTACTTGGGGCTGGTGGGCGAGTACTTGGGGCTGGTGGGGCGAGTACTTGGAGGGAGGTCGGGGTGTACTCCGGGGAACTGGGGCTGTAGGAGGGACTGGTGGCGGGTGTACTTGGGTGAGGTAGGACTGtagctggggagctggggggtgTAGGTCGGGGACTGGGGGGGTGTAGCGGGGGCTGGACGGGCTgtagctgggggaggtggggctgtagctgggggaggtggggctgtagctgggggaggtggggctgtAGTTGGGCGACGTCGGGGTGTAGTTGGGCGACGTCGGGCTGTAGCTGGGCGACGTCGGGCTGTAGCTGGGCGACGTCGGGGTATAGTTGGGGCTGGTGGGGCTgtagttgggggaggtggggctgtagctgggggaggtgggactgTAGCTCGGGGACGTCGGGCTGTAGCTCGGAGACGTCGGGCTgtagctgggggaggtggggctgtagctgggggaggtggggctgtAGCTGGGGGAGGTCGGGCTGTAACTGGGCGAGGTGGGGCTGTAACTGGGCGAGGTGGGGCTGTAGCTCGGCGAGGTCGGGCTGTAGCTCGGGGAGGTCGGGCTGTAGCTGGGGGAGGTCGGGCTgtagctgggggaggtggggctgtAGCTCGGAGAGGTGGGGGAGTAACTGGGTGACGTCGGGCTgtagctgggggaggtggggctgtagttggggctggtgggggagtaagaaggggaggtggggctgtaggagggggaggtggggctgtAGGAGGGGCTCTGCGGAGTGTAGCCCCCGGGGGAGCGGGGCTCGTAGGCCGGAGACGTCGGCGAGTAGCTGGGCGACATGGCCCCCCCTGCGGAGGGAGGAGACGAGACGGGCCGTCAGCgccgggctcggggcgggggcggtgggggcggggccggcgcgggggCCTCGCGACGCACACTCACCCGGAGAGGGGATGTAGGGGCTGGAcgggccgggggagcccggggagcCCGGGGTCGGAGACCAGGCCGGAGAGTAGCCGGGGCTGAAGCCGCTGGCGTCGGAGGCGGCGCTGGGCGAGAAGCCGGCGGCCCCCGGGGTCATGCCGCTGCCTGGagtccgaggaggagggaggttagCGGGCACGGGACCCGGGTggcccgggggcggcccggggcggccCAGGCGCCCTCTGTCCCCGTTTCCCCGCCGGCGGGACTACTCACCGACGCTGGGGGACCAGGCTCCGTAGGCCGGCGTGGCCCCCTGGTTCCAGGGCGTCATGGCGGGAGAGGCCCccatggggctggggggccgACCCGAAGAACATCCCCGTGGCTGCGGGAAGGAAGAGAGTCAGGCAGGCCCCTCTTGCCCttgccggcccccgcccccgcgcccccctccccacccccggtacTCACGGCctgcggctcccaagcccgggatgtTGGTGGGGATCTCCATGCCGTACTTGCACTTCTCGGCGTCGAGGAGGAGGTCGAAGCAGCCGGTGCCGGCCGGGGCCAGCTGGCCCAGCATGATGTTCTCCGACACGCCCTTCATGGGGTCGCTCTCGCCGTGGGCGGCCGCCTCCATCAGGACGTCCACCTGAGGGACCgcgcgggggaggcggcggcggctcaggtcccgccccgtccccacccctcggcgatcctcccctctcgcccccgtCTCCTTACCGTCTCCTCGAAAGAGCACTTCATGAGGGGCCCGGTGTCCTGCCGGTTGACGCCGTGGCGGGTGATGGCCATGAGGTGGCCGCGGCAGGTCATGGTGTCGCACAGCAGCGCCAGGTGCCGGTAGTTGACGTAGGAGCCGTCGAAGGAGATGACGTGGTACAGCTCCCGCTCCAGGGCCTTGCGCACCGCCTCGATGCCCAGGACCTGGTGGCGAGGGGCAGaccgtcgggccgggccgggccgggccgagccgggccgtGGGGTCCCGGTGGGCCCGTGAGTGGAGCACGACcccacgggggaggggaggctcctcccccctcctcccgtcgGCTCCCGGCTCCCTCCGGGACCCGTCGGGCCGGGGCCGAGCGAGGACGGAGCGCGCCGGCCAGGGAGGtccgaggggtggggggagttctCACCGTGAATATCTCCACGATGTCGTTGGAAGTGGTACGCACGGGGTCCACGTCCTTCTCGCTCAGCACCCGCATCAGGCTCACCCCGTCTGTCTCCAGGATCCACTCCTGCAGGGCCTTGAACTCCCCATCCTCGGTGATGATGATCTTTTTCTTGTTGTCCGTCTGGGGCAGGTGCATGTACACCTGGGGGAGGGCGGGATGGAAGGACGGGGTCAAGGACCGGCGGGAgacagggtgggggcgggggtccagGCGGGCAGGGTTACCTTGCTGATCTGCTCGATGCCCTGCAGCGTCATGTCCGTCAGCATGTTGGACTCAATGCAGCGCAGGAACACGTCATCGTCCATCttgtccaccacctcctcctcctgtgggACGCCGGAGGGTTCGGGCCTTCGCGGGAtacccggccccgctcccgctgCCCCTGGCCCCCGGGGCACCCCGGCCTCAGGTCCCTCCCGAGGGCGGCCACCCAGTCCTCTGATCTCCCCTTCCCGTCGCACCTCCTGCATCTTGTTCTCGTCGCTGTTCATGATGCGGATCCTGAGGACCAGCTTCTCCGCGTTGTCGTCGTTGAAGATGCAGTTCAGGTCATCCCCGAAGCCTGGGTgggaaaggaaaggcagagggTCTGAGGGTCCGCCTCCCGTCTGCAGgtaccatccctcccaccccccacagctCCTCAGCCCCCGAACTAAGGGCGTCGAGGGGCAGCCGGCCAGGGCCCCCCTCCCCGCGAGCCACCCAACCCACCGGCGTTGATCTTCTCGGCGATCTGCTCCATAGTCAGCTTGCGGTCGGTCATGTGCTTGCGGTCCAGCTCCACGCGCAACAGCCATGGCGAGATGCGGGCCACGTCGAAGTCGGGCATCTCGTAGTACACGTTGACCCACTCCTGGTCCTCGGCCACCACGGTGCTCTGCGGGTTCGGGTCGTAGTAGATGGCCGTGTTGGCCGTCACCTTCCGCAGGGTCGTGTGCTCCAGGCGGCAAAGGATGTCCTGTGGGCGGGAGGAAGGGCTCACGTGGGCTGCCCCCGCCCCGGCACCCTGgaactccccaccccctctcctcctccccgcccggccccacacCCAGTCCCCCCGGACCTTGGCTCTCTCGGCGTCTCGGGCCGACTGGCCCAGCAGGAAGACGGTGAGCGAGGGCGTCttgggcttcttggagatgttgaTGAGTTCCTTGAGGCGGGGCACGCCCAGGGTGACGTTCTTGGCCGACACGCCGGCGTAGTGGAACGTATTCAGCGTCATCTGGGTGGCCGGCTCCCCCAGCGACTGGGCGGCCAGGGCGCCCACCATCTCCCCCGGGTGCGCCTGgacggggtgagggggcgggggagacgggttCAGGGCCGGGGACTCCCTCCGGTTGGAGGTCGGGCCGGGAACCCTCTCCCTCACTGGCCGTCCCCGGGGGAAAGGGTAGGGCGACGAGGTTAATCGTAGTAATCGGGGGAAAGGGTGGGATGGCGAGGTCAATTATAATAATCCAACATATGTTATATTACATCTAATTactataattacggtatttactaagccctctgtgccaggcactgtactatgcactggggtggatacgagcagatcgagttggacacagtccttgtcccacgtggggctaacagtctcgatccccattttccggatgagggaactgaggcccagagaagtgaagcgggcctgcccaaagtcacacagcagacaatcggcagagttgggattagaacccatgaccttctgactcctgggcctgggctctatccacgaggccatgctgctgcttagggTCATGGGTCAACCCATCCCatctcccgcccccacctccagTCCAGCAGGCTGGCCCGGACCCGACCACCCTAACCCCGCCCTCTGCTTTTGCTTCCCACTCCCCAGACCCCATCCCCTTTGGCCAAACCAGGCAGCTTTCCCATGTCGGCCGGGACATCTGCCCCGTTTCCCTCGGTcccttctcctcttgcctctcctgGGGTTGCCTTCGCGCTTTCTAGCTACTGGGGACGTTGAGCGTGGGCAACGGGCAGGGACtcggagccgggcggggggccccctcccaaccccgccaAGACCGCTAGACTCGGCCCGCGGCAGGGACCCAGGGGCCCGTGGGGATGAGGGGCGGGTCCTTACGATGGCCTGGTTGAACTTGGACTCAATCTCCCCGAGCAGCCAATCGAAGGCCTCCCCGCTGAGGCGGAACTCCTCGGCCATGCGGCGGGAGCACAGCGTGGAGCGCAGGTGGATGTTGAAGAGCAGCGTGGCGTTCTCCTGCGCCTGTCGGCTCAGCGGGTCCTCGCCGTTCACGATCACCAGCTTCTTGCTCAGTTCCTTCACGCCTGGAGGAGGACGGGGGTGcgtggagggggtgtgtgtgtcccctccccactgcccccgtcCAGCCACCCaaccttcattcagtcgttcaactgtatgtattgagtgcttagtgcgagaggagaaccgtactaagcgcttgggagaggacaacccgacaatataatagacacattccctgcccacagcgagcctctagtcggggggcggggagagagacgagaggagaaataaatcaatgacggAAACAGATACGAGTGCTGTCCTGACCTTCCACGACTTTGATGGGGTGTAGgtcggaggggagccgggggttGATGTGGAAGATCTTCTGCGCGTTCCAGATCATGCGCAGCAGGTTACAGGGCAGCACcacctgggggggcggggagggcgcagAGGGTCCGTCATCACCCGCCCCACGCCcgtcgccgcccccgcccccaccccggcggcGGCCCGCACCTTGCTGTCCCCGGTGGGGAAGATGACCCGCAGGACTTC carries:
- the POLR2A gene encoding DNA-directed RNA polymerase II subunit RPB1; protein product: MHGGGTPSGDSACPLRTIKRVQFGVLSPDELKRMSVTEGGIKYPETTEGGRPKLGGLMDPRQGVIERTGRCQTCAGNMTECPGHFGHIELAKPVFHVGFLVKTMKVLRCVCFFCSKLLVDANNPKIKDILGKSKGQPKKRLTHVYDLCKGKNICEGGEEMDNKFGVEQPEGDEDLTKEKGHGGCGRYQPRIRRTGLELYAEWKHVNEDSQEKKILLSPERVHEIFKRISDEECFVLGMEPRYARPEWMIVTVLPVPPLSVRPAVVMQGSARNQDDLTHKLADIVKINNQLRRNEQNGAAAHVIAEDVKLLQFHVATMVDNELPGLPRAMQKSGRPLKSLKQRLKGKEGRVRGNLMGKRVDFSARTVITPDPNLSIDQVGVPRSIAANMTFAEIVTPFNIDRLQELVRRGNSQYPGAKYIIRDNGDRIDLRFHPKPSDLHLQIGYKVERHMCDGDIVIFNRQPTLHKMSMMGHRVRILPWSTFRLNLSVTTPYNADFDGDEMNLHLPQSLETRAEIQELAMVPRMIVTPQSNRPVMGIVQDTLTAVRKFTKRDVFLERGEVMNLLMFLSTWDGKVPQPAILKPRPLWTGKQIFSLIVPGHINCIRTHSTHPDDEDSGPYKHISPGDTKVVVENGELIMGILCKKSLGTSAGSLVHISYLEMGHDTTRLFYSNIQTVINNWLLIEGHTIGIGDSIADAKTYQDIQNTIKKAKQDVIEVIEKAHNNELEPTPGNTLRQTFENQVNRILNDARDKTGSSAQKSLSEYNNFKSMVVSGAKGSKINISQVIAVVGQQNVEGKRIPFGFKHRTLPHFIKDDYGPESRGFVENSYLAGLTPTEFFFHAMGGREGLIDTAVKTAETGYIQRRLIKSMESVMVKYDATVRNSINQVVQLRYGEDGLAGESVEFQNLATLKPSNKAFEKKFRFDYTNERALRRTLQEELVKDVLSNAHIQNELEREFERMREDREVLRVIFPTGDSKVVLPCNLLRMIWNAQKIFHINPRLPSDLHPIKVVEGVKELSKKLVIVNGEDPLSRQAQENATLLFNIHLRSTLCSRRMAEEFRLSGEAFDWLLGEIESKFNQAIAHPGEMVGALAAQSLGEPATQMTLNTFHYAGVSAKNVTLGVPRLKELINISKKPKTPSLTVFLLGQSARDAERAKDILCRLEHTTLRKVTANTAIYYDPNPQSTVVAEDQEWVNVYYEMPDFDVARISPWLLRVELDRKHMTDRKLTMEQIAEKINAGFGDDLNCIFNDDNAEKLVLRIRIMNSDENKMQEEEEVVDKMDDDVFLRCIESNMLTDMTLQGIEQISKVYMHLPQTDNKKKIIITEDGEFKALQEWILETDGVSLMRVLSEKDVDPVRTTSNDIVEIFTVLGIEAVRKALERELYHVISFDGSYVNYRHLALLCDTMTCRGHLMAITRHGVNRQDTGPLMKCSFEETVDVLMEAAAHGESDPMKGVSENIMLGQLAPAGTGCFDLLLDAEKCKYGMEIPTNIPGLGAAGPTGMFFGSAPQPHGGLSRHDALEPGGHAGLRSLVPQRRQRHDPGGRRLLAQRRLRRQRLQPRLLSGLVSDPGLPGLPRPVQPLHPLSGGGHVAQLLADVSGLRAPLPRGLHSAEPLLQPHLPLLQPHLPFLLPHQPQLQPHLPQLQPDVTQLLPHLSELQPHLPQLQPDLPQLQPDLPELQPDLAELQPHLAQLQPHLAQLQPDLPQLQPHLPQLQPHLPQLQPDVSELQPDVPELQSHLPQLQPHLPQLQPHQPQLYPDVAQLQPDVAQLQPDVAQLHPDVAQLQPHLPQLQPHLPQLQPHLPQLQPVQPPLHPPSPRPTPPSSPATVLPHPSTPATSPSYSPSSPEYTPTSLQVLAPPAPSTRPPAPSTRPPAPPTRPPPPSTHPPAPPTRPPPRSTRPPAPNTRPPAPPTRPPAPSTQPTSPSATPPTRPEGSTYSPPPRGTRPPGPHLQPSPARPSAPTDSDEDN